The Ciconia boyciana chromosome 2, ASM3463844v1, whole genome shotgun sequence genome has a segment encoding these proteins:
- the TMPPE gene encoding transmembrane protein with metallophosphoesterase domain — translation MISFKQLPLEAKAAVAAGVVFFSMMLSRSYLAEQLELRTRRWLLRLQMALFANALMLIGSLHVWRSTVTTFSRSSAASSFCFMPWKIAVFMFLALAHSSFFTLLFLVAEEPYFFSLAAYTCLGAYIILIFFLFTLGSVEQAYKFLTGRGARAGTGNKNSRTAMKPVLAVMLTVVLTVVGLLNASRPPTVNSVEVPVHKLPSTMNNLKVVLLSDIHLGPTVGKTKLAMIVRMVKALKPDITVIVGDLTDSEAEIIRPAVEPLGELNSPLGTYFVTGNHEYYTSDVSNWFELLKSFNIRPLHNENVKIVSPKSTDDWFCLAGVDDIEADVLHYSGHGMDLKKALRDCSSEHAIVLLAHQPIAAKWALQERPDINLILSGHTHGGQMFPLNAGAYFLNPFFVGLYKVGQNTFVYVSPGTMYFGIPMRLGSRAEITEIILRSP, via the coding sequence ATGATCTCCTTCAAGCAACTGCCTCTTGAAGCAAAGGCTGCAGTGGCTGCAGGAGTGGTTTTCTTCTCCATGATGCTATCGCGGAGCTATCTGGCAGAACAACTGGAGCTCAGGACACGGCGTTGGCTTCTAAGGCTGCAGATGGCACTATTTGCTAATGCGCTCATGTTGATAGGATCTCTTCATGTTTGGAGAAGCACGGTCACCACGTTCTCCAGGTCTTCAGCTGCCAGCTCCTTCTGCTTCATGCCGTGGAAAATAGCTGTGTTCATGTTTCTAGCTTTGGCTCATTCAAGCTTCTTTACATTGCTATTTCTTGTTGCAGAAGAGccctatttcttttctttagctgCCTATACTTGCCTGGGGGCCTATATAATTCttatcttcttcctcttcactcTAGGCTCTGTAGAGCAGGCTTACAAGTTCTTGACTGGGAGAGGCGCTAGGGCAGGTACTGGCAACAAGAACAGCAGAACAGCGATGAAACCAGTTTTGGCAGTCATGCTCACTGTTGTGCTGACTGTTGTTGGGCTGTTAAATGCTTCCCGGCCTCCCACTGTGAATTCAGTGGAGGTTCCAGTTCACAAGCTGCCCTCAACAATGAATAATCTGAAAGTGGTGTTGCTTTCAGATATCCATCTGGGGCCTACAGTTGGGAAGACCAAGCTTGCCATGATTGTGAGAATGGTTAAGGCTTTGAAACCAGATATCACCGTGATTGTTGGGGACCTGACTGACTCTGAGGCAGAGATCATACGACCTGCTGTTGAGCCTCTTGGAGAGCTTAACTCCCCTTTGGGGACTTACTTTGTCACAGGAAACCATGAGTACTACACATCAGATGTTAGCAACTGGTTTGAGCTGTTAAAATCATTTAACATTCGGCCACTCCATAATGAGAATGTGAAGATTGTTTCACCGAAGAGCACTGATGACTGGTTCTGCTTGGCTGGCGTTGATGATATTGAAGCAGATGTATTGCACTACTCAGGGCATGgtatggatttaaaaaaagctctCAGAGATTGTAGCAGTGAGCATGCAATAGTGCTGTTAGCTCATCAGCCGATTGCTGCAAAGTGGGCCCTTCAGGAGAGACCAGACATAAATTTAATTCTCTCTGGCCATACTCATGGAGGGCAGATGTTCCCATTAAATGCTGGGGCTTATTTTCTGAATCCCTTCTTTGTTGGCTTGTACAAAGTTGGGCAGAACACCTTTGTCTACGTCAGCCCGGGGACGATGTACTTTGGAATACCCATgaggctgggcagcagagctgaaataaCGGAGATAATTCTGCGTTCTCCTTGA
- the CRTAP gene encoding cartilage-associated protein — protein sequence MWLALAALLAAAGAQYERYSFRSFPRDELMPLESAYRYGLDQYSTENWPESVNYLEVSMRLYRLLRDSEAFCHRNCSAAGQPPALGPATAAGGALTELRLLAGVLRRAQCLRRCKQGLPAFRQAQPGRDLLEDFQRREPYKYLQFAYFKANNLPKAIAAAHTFLLKHPDDEMMQRNMAYYKSIPDAEEHIKDLETKPYENLFVRAVRAYNGDNWRTSISDMELALPDFFKAYDDCTAACEGSREIKDFKDFYLSIADHYIEVLACKVQCESNLTPIIGGFVVEKFVATMYHYLQFAYYKMNDMKNAASCAASYLLFDQKDEVMKQNMVYYQYHKDKWGLKEEDFQPRSEAVRYHNITTLQLEMYEFAKEHLMDDDEGEVVEFLDELLEVEEKKES from the exons ATGTGGCTGGCGCTAGCGGCgctgctggcggcggcgggggcgcagTACGAGCGCTACAGCTTCCGCAGCTTCCCGCGGGACGAGCTCATGCCGCTCGAGTCCGCTTACCGCTACGGCCTGGATCAGTACAGCACCGAGAACTGGCCCGAGAGCGTCAACTACCTGGAGGTCAGCATGCGGCTCTACCGCCTGCTGCGCGACAGCGAGGCCTTCTGCCACCGCAACTGCAGCGCcgccgggcagccccccgccctcgggcccgccaccgccgccgggGGAGCGCTGACCGAGCTGCGCCTCCTGGCCGGGGTGCTGCGGCGGGCCCAGTGCCTGCGGCGCTGCAAGCAGGGGCTGCCCGCCTTCCGCCAGGCCCAGCCCGGCCGCGACCTGCTCGAGGACTTCCAGCGCCGCGAGCCCTACAAGTACCTGCAGTTCGCCTACTTCAAG GCTAATAACCTTCCAAAAGCTATTGCAGCAGCTCACACGTTTCTTCTGAAGCATCCAGATGATGAAATGATGCAAAGAAATATGGCCTACTATAAGAGCATACCTGATGCTGAGGAGCATATTAAAGACTTGGAGACAAAACCTTATGAG AATCTGTTTGTTAGGGCTGTGAGAGCATACAACGGTGACAATTGGCGAACGTCCATCTCGGACATGGAACTGGCTCTTCCCGATTTCTTCAAAGCCTACGATGACTGTACAGCAGCCTGTGAAGGCTCCCGAGAGATCAAAGATTTTAAAGACTTCTATCTCTCCATTGCAG aTCATTATATTGAAGTCCTTGCATGCAAAGTGCAGTGTGAGAGTAATCTGACGCCCATTATAGGAGGCTTTGTTGTTGAGAAATTTGTGGCTACCATGTACCATTACTTGCAGTTTGCTTATTATAAAA TGAATGACATGAAGAATGCAGCTTCTTGTGCTGCTAGTTACCTTCTGTTTGACCAGAAAGATGAAGTAATGAAACAGAACATGGTCTATTATCAGTACCACAAAGACAAATGGGGACTTAAAGAAGAGGATTTTCAGCCCAGATCG GAGGCAGTTCGATACCACAACATAACCACACTCCAGTTGGAAATGTATGAATTCGCAAAGGAACATCTGATGGATGATGATGAG GGTGAAGTTGTGGAATTCCTTGATGAGCTGTTAGaagtagaggaaaagaaggaatcCTGA